The nucleotide window GTATTTCCCTGTACGAGGATATAGCACTTTGTGAGAAGTTCTAATGCTTTGAGAGTGTTACCATTAGGTCCAACAAGACGTTGCCTTCTTTTAACAAATCTCTCCTTATTAGCCACTGTATTCCCAATCTTTATCACATCGCAAGCCATGTCATCCTGCAAAATCTTCACAGCTTGAGGAAAAGGAACGGAGCGGGCAAGAAGTTTGATCAAATCTCGAGCTCTCAAAATGATCGCAGGATCATATGTTTTTCTCGTGGTCTTAACAGTCATAGACCCCTCCACAAGATCCAAAACGCAGGATATATTATGACTGTTTAGCGCCTTTGTGACATCATTCCAAATGGTTCTTAAATAAGTTTCTCTGTATTTGGGAAATAGCGTCATAAAACTTGATTCTTCTGCGAATGGCAAACCAGACGCATTATCGTCAGGTTTAAACTCTTCAATCTTCCACTTGTTTATTTCCTCCGTATCCCATGGTTTATCTCTATTATGTGTCGAAACCATTTTGAACTGCTACAATGTGTATTATCAACCTGCTTTCTTTAATGTAGAAGCCCTTTGTTTTCCCTTGGTCTCTTTGTGATTAGATGggatgcgatgagatgagatgaggTCAATTGTTTgtgacaaaaaaattttttcactaGCTCTTCTTCGCCTACaatctaaaaaaaaaactgaaaagaCAAGGTAGTGAGTCTTGCTACTTAGACACTGGTAAGAAGGCAGTACATTATTCACCAGTGCCATTAGAGTACTTTTAATGGTAAAATATGGGTAGAAAATCAGAGAAACGGATTGCAAAGAGCAAAGACTAcagaaagaagaacaaaaaggCACTATCGCCGAAGGAtgtcaaaaaaacaaaaatacaaatacATAAGATGAATCGAGATGATTCGCTAACTTCAGACATATTCAATGTTGACAAATATAACACGAGGGTGCGAGAGACACCATCCAATATCAAAGCGCTGAACGCAAAGGTGCTGCAGAAGGATCAACAAAAGGACAAGGAAGTTCAGGATAGAATCATAGCTCAGAGAAAAGATATGAGTGACAACTTAACGAAACAAATTGAGGAATTGTCGGTATTTTCGCTATGAATATGGGTGTCGTTTAGGCTCATCATAGAATAAGATAATACGAAAGGGAAATGATTTCTTGGGGGAGTTTTTACTTACGGAAATATATGTAGACATGTACAGATTAGTtaacttcaaaagaataaatgATTTAGACGTAGGGCTATTAATGACCAGATCAGGCTTTTACGGTTCTTAGTCCTGCTGCAGAACGGAAAATGGCATCACCCTCAGCATATCCTCTTCCCAAACCGAAGCCAATTCCCAACCAAACTGGGAACGCACGACGTTTAAAGAATAATACCGAACCTACGACACCCACACCAAGTCCCAATCCAGTCTTGACCAACATGTTGGAAAGTACTACGTCCCATTTATCATTCAGAATTGATTTGTTTGGCATCAACGTTTGCACTTTGGATTTTTCAGACATCCCAACAAAATTTATATAACGAAACGTGAATGTTCAAAAGTACTTATTCACTATTCAATGGACAGTCTTTTCCACTTGGTATTTCAATGCCCTAGACAAATGTAGTGGATGCTAGAATACAGGGCCTCCTGCCTTATTGAATAGTCGAAAATCTCCTTTTGCTAAAGCCAGTATCTGGTGACCAGGGCTGGGTAACAGCAAAGCTCAAATTCATAGACCCTGATTGGTTTGTAGTGGGCCATAAACCGTTAGTACAGTAAATGACAAACTTCGTCAGGCGcataattcaaaagaatatgaCCAGCCTAGAATTTAGCATAATTGATAGCTGCAATTATTTCATGATGCTGGGGGGTGAATTATCCCTGTGTCCCGCGTTACTAGAGAGACTCAC belongs to Zygotorulaspora mrakii chromosome 1, complete sequence and includes:
- the KRR1 gene encoding ribosome biosynthesis protein KRR1 (similar to Saccharomyces cerevisiae KRR1 (YCL059C); ancestral locus Anc_1.6), which codes for MVSTHNRDKPWDTEEINKWKIEEFKPDDNASGLPFAEESSFMTLFPKYRETYLRTIWNDVTKALNSHNISCVLDLVEGSMTVKTTRKTYDPAIILRARDLIKLLARSVPFPQAVKILQDDMACDVIKIGNTVANKERFVKRRQRLVGPNGNTLKALELLTKCYILVQGNTVSVMGPYKGLKEIRRVVEDTMRNVHPIYHIKELMIKRELAKRPELAEEDWSRFLPMFKKRNVARKKSKKPKKEKKIYTPFPPAQLPRKVDLEIESGEYFLSKKEKEIKKLHERREKQVEKQEERQKERNQDYIAPKENEYRGSAKIEE
- the ADF1 gene encoding Adf1p (similar to Saccharomyces cerevisiae YCL058W-A; ancestral locus Anc_1.7), producing the protein MGRKSEKRIAKSKDYRKKNKKALSPKDVKKTKIQIHKMNRDDSLTSDIFNVDKYNTRVRETPSNIKALNAKVLQKDQQKDKEVQDRIIAQRKDMSDNLTKQIEELSVFSL
- the MIC10 gene encoding Mic10p (similar to Saccharomyces cerevisiae YCL057C-A; ancestral locus Anc_1.8) translates to MSEKSKVQTLMPNKSILNDKWDVVLSNMLVKTGLGLGVGVVGSVLFFKRRAFPVWLGIGFGLGRGYAEGDAIFRSAAGLRTVKA